DNA from Prevotella melaninogenica:
CAGGATATAGTCCATCTGAAGGGACAGTTCCATCAACTCTGTGGTCCCTGCATGACCGGGGAAGTCGAACACGACCAACTGGTACGTCTCATTGTTGATAGTGTCGATTTTATTCCGTGCAGTCCTGACAGCTTCTTTGGGGCTGGACTTATAAATTCTGTATGCCTTTTTGCCGAGGTGGTGAAAGTATTCCTCCATGGACTTGGAAAGCTCTTCGCTTTCCTGAACGACACTTTTCTCGCGTTCCCTCAGTTTGTAAAAGGAGTCCTGCGACAGGTCGCAGTCCATCACGAAGAGGTTGATGCCCTGTTCGTAGTACAATATGCTGCTCACAATTTCGGCAAGCGTGCTTTTTCCTACTCCTCCCTTTTGTGAGGAGAACCCCAGAAAGAGGGGGCGTTGTTGTTTGTTCTCCATAATGATAATTTCTTAGTTCATATTACTTGTCTATTTGCTGTTTGGATGTTCTCTCATTCTTGAGAGTAATCAGCAGACAGTTAATTCTGACTGCGTATGATTCGTGCGATAGTCTGAAAGGACGATTTATAGTTCTTGCAATCTGTTGTATTGACAATAGTTTGTCATGACAACAAATTGTCATGAATATGTTTCGTTTCTTCTTTGCATCTTTGGTGCAAGCCAACGGTAATACGATGTGTCTTTTGCTTGTGTCGTCATACCATAGTTCGCTCGTTTTGGCTGCAAAATAAATGATATTTTGGTTGATTTTATTACACCGATGAAACACAGGGAAACACAAGGGAAAAGAGTGAATGTCGCTGATAATGAGTTATTTGAAAACTCGCCGTAACTTTGCAGACGAGAATAATACATGGAGGTAATATCCCGAAGCAGACACCCCAAAAGGGTGGATACTTCAATCGTATCATTTCTTGATATTGGCAAGGTGTGTCTTTGTAACACAAACCTCCGTTTGTACCACAAAGACCCTTGCCCCAAAAGGGGATTAAATCACTCCGAAGTCGTAATTAGAAACCAAAGCGATATGAATAAAGATGCAGAACATCGTTCAGAACGAAAAAGAATAGAAAAGCCCCGCTGGGACAACTGGCATGTACGTTTGCCCGATCCAAAAGATCAGCAGCGTGCCATAGAATTATTTCATAAATCAGGAGCAGAAACAAAGTCGGATTTCGTGCGTGCTCGTATACTTGGCGAGAGTTTCAAGGTGATTACAGTGGATAAATCCGCCGTAGAATACTACCGAAAGCTCTCTGAATTGACGGCACAAATCCATAAGATTGGCGTACTCTATAATCAAGCGGTGCGTGCCATCAACTCCTATCACAGCGTGAAAACCGCACATATTCTGCTTGAAAAGTTGGAGAAACTGTCTATTCAGATTATCGAACTTCAAAGGAAAGCGGTTGCCTTAACCATTGATTATCGTAGTAAATGATAGCCAAAATATCATCGACAGCAAACCTTGGAAGAGCTTTGGGCTATAACTTCAAAAAGGTAAGGCAGGAGGAAGCAACTATTCTGCTTGCCGGTGGTCTGTACCAAAATCAAGATGGCAGATACGCTATGGAGCAGGTGCTATCCGATATGCAGCAACTTATCCCGAATAAGTGCAGGACAAAGAATACTGTCTTTCATTGCTCGCTCAATCCGCACCCGGATGAGAAACTCTCCGATGAACAACTAACACAGATAGCCAAAGAATATATGGAAGAGCTTGGATATGGCAATCAGCCTTATATTATATTCAAGCACAACGACATTGCCCGTGAGCATATACATATTGTTTCGCTCCGCATTGATGGAAATGGCAGGAAAATCAATGACAGGTTCGAGAAGCGAAGAAGCAAGAAAATTACCGATGCCTTGGAAAGAAAGTACAGTTTGATACCAAGCTCTCTGAAAAAAGAGAATAACGGCCAAATCTGTGATAAAGTAGATATAGGCAAAGGCGACATCAAGCAGCAGGTCAGCTCGATTGTCCGTGCCGTCCTAAAGCATTATACATTCTGTTCTTTGGGTGAGTTGAACGCCATACTCTCCCGGTATAATCTCGCTGTGGAGGAAGTGAAGGCGGAGTATAGGGGTAAACGATATGACGGGCTGGTATATGTTCCTGCCGACAATAAAGGTAATAAGGTGAGCACACCTATCCATGCCTCGGACATCGGTCGTGGTGTGGGGTATACTGCCGTACAGAATAAAATGCTAAAATCCAAGCAGTCAATCAAAGCGTATATTCCGCGGATGCGAAAAAAGGTGTTGGAGGTTATGCGAACTTCTCCCATGACAGAAGCCGAGCTACTTGATAACTTGAACAAACAATGTTTGCGCACTGTTATTCGCAAGAACGAGAGCGGACGCATCTATGGTATTACATTCATTGATGATGAAAAAGGCATTGCGCTCAATGGCTCCAGATTGGGTAAAGGATATGCTGCCAATTTATTCAACGCATATCTATCTAATCCAGCACACAAT
Protein-coding regions in this window:
- a CDS encoding ParA family protein; its protein translation is MENKQQRPLFLGFSSQKGGVGKSTLAEIVSSILYYEQGINLFVMDCDLSQDSFYKLREREKSVVQESEELSKSMEEYFHHLGKKAYRIYKSSPKEAVRTARNKIDTINNETYQLVVFDFPGHAGTTELMELSLQMDYILSPLEADIQSLVSCMAYAKTITDIGVSMSDSRIKDIILFWNKVDRRVRNVIIDEYTKLIQGHELTLLPGYVYATHRFSHELSTYGLRGVFRSTYQPPARGLRTGTGLDELVSEIIQRLKLKTKTENGND
- the mobB gene encoding conjugal transfer protein MobB encodes the protein MIAKISSTANLGRALGYNFKKVRQEEATILLAGGLYQNQDGRYAMEQVLSDMQQLIPNKCRTKNTVFHCSLNPHPDEKLSDEQLTQIAKEYMEELGYGNQPYIIFKHNDIAREHIHIVSLRIDGNGRKINDRFEKRRSKKITDALERKYSLIPSSLKKENNGQICDKVDIGKGDIKQQVSSIVRAVLKHYTFCSLGELNAILSRYNLAVEEVKAEYRGKRYDGLVYVPADNKGNKVSTPIHASDIGRGVGYTAVQNKMLKSKQSIKAYIPRMRKKVLEVMRTSPMTEAELLDNLNKQCLRTVIRKNESGRIYGITFIDDEKGIALNGSRLGKGYAANLFNAYLSNPAHNSFLDESLYGKINTTLQQQMWTTLPEEQASDNLVDELIDDMVGESFSSSGNDDWKEAAWQRKLRKQNKVNLKRRKR